In Nitrosopumilaceae archaeon, the following proteins share a genomic window:
- a CDS encoding universal stress protein gives MLFTRILVAIDGSESAKKAFEESIYLAQKCNSKLDLVHVVSCELGGDSATTFELIDELKTKAKKMLDEYESLAAKNNVSIEVMVIQGDPAQVIIELAKTKRHDLIIMGTRGKSAFQELLIGSVSQKVMHHASCPVMVIR, from the coding sequence TTGTTGTTCACAAGAATTCTTGTTGCAATTGATGGATCAGAATCAGCAAAAAAGGCGTTTGAAGAATCAATTTACCTTGCACAAAAATGTAATTCAAAATTAGATTTGGTGCATGTTGTATCATGTGAGTTGGGCGGTGATAGTGCTACAACATTTGAGCTAATAGATGAACTCAAAACCAAAGCCAAGAAAATGCTAGATGAATATGAATCTCTAGCGGCAAAAAATAATGTATCCATCGAAGTAATGGTAATACAAGGCGATCCTGCCCAAGTAATAATTGAGCTTGCAAAAACCAAAAGACATGACTTGATTATTATGGGAACTCGTGGCAAGAGTGCTTTTCAAGAATTGTTAATTGGCAGCGTCTCACAAAAAGTAATGCATCATGCTAGCTGCCCTGTCATGGTCATTCGCTAG
- a CDS encoding Ig-like domain repeat protein, with the protein MIKNTFLLLIIVAVTLFSFSTCNAYADVFLKIDSIPGDVTAQGFQNDIQLDSFHFGSTRTISSPTGTGDRTAGAPSVSDLDVTKLMEKSSVPLVNKLLTGNTIPKMEIFLTKNQNGKLFTFAHYTLENVLISAYSVSSGGDRPSESISFNYGKLQTEFFPQNADGSTGQPIAFCWDNIGNKICTVSKLDTTTTLTSGPNPSTFGQSVTFTATISPSVPDGETVTFLDGTAILGTGTTKGSVATFSTSSLLVGLDFKTATYSGDSNFNPSTSPQLQQTVNKADTATIVISSLNPSLFTQSVTFTGSVSPVSPGAGAPSGTIVFFDGVTQLGSPVTLTGGSATFTTSSLLGGTHSITAKYEGDPDFNTSTSSEYFLQVKPNPTVTLSPPSGTGQIIFNSKSGGFISLNSILPPNLTTSPPAGGSYPLGFFSWSISGFLPPTSGTVTITSPATLDSNAKYFKLIGGNWVSISPITISGNKMTITIIDNGPLDSNPTSGVISDPGTIATPTNGRVTGEGNIGKGTDFSFEVTSDIGTKHSTKGNLEYHDKSAKITLDGNKVSFLSVDPTITQATFVGNGTLDNHNNDNNKNDDKSKNDVNHHGYTFIASIIDPDKTGDHDVFSITITDSSGKVLYHNSGNVKGHIEIHKFVDKDDKSDSGSHHNDNNNDKNNNNKK; encoded by the coding sequence TTGATCAAAAACACTTTTCTTCTTTTGATAATTGTTGCCGTGACTCTGTTTTCCTTTTCAACATGCAATGCTTATGCAGATGTCTTTCTAAAGATAGACTCTATCCCCGGAGATGTAACAGCACAAGGATTTCAAAATGACATACAGCTAGATAGTTTTCATTTTGGTTCAACAAGAACAATATCATCACCTACCGGTACTGGTGACCGAACAGCAGGAGCACCAAGTGTTAGTGATCTTGATGTAACAAAACTGATGGAAAAATCATCAGTCCCGTTGGTAAATAAACTCCTTACTGGTAACACCATTCCCAAGATGGAAATTTTTCTGACAAAGAATCAAAATGGTAAACTGTTCACATTTGCACACTATACATTGGAAAATGTATTAATTTCAGCATATAGCGTTTCGTCAGGAGGCGATAGGCCGTCTGAAAGTATCAGCTTCAATTATGGCAAACTACAGACAGAATTTTTTCCACAAAATGCTGATGGTTCTACGGGGCAGCCAATAGCATTCTGCTGGGATAATATTGGAAACAAAATATGCACCGTCAGCAAACTAGACACCACCACTACTCTAACATCTGGTCCCAATCCATCCACATTTGGTCAGTCTGTAACATTTACTGCAACTATAAGCCCATCTGTTCCTGATGGCGAGACAGTAACATTCCTTGATGGAACCGCCATACTTGGAACAGGAACTACAAAAGGTAGTGTTGCTACATTTTCCACATCATCACTACTTGTAGGATTGGATTTCAAGACTGCAACATATTCTGGCGATTCCAACTTTAATCCAAGTACCAGTCCACAATTACAACAAACTGTAAACAAGGCAGACACTGCAACTATTGTAATATCCAGTCTCAATCCATCGTTATTTACCCAGTCTGTAACATTTACTGGATCAGTAAGTCCAGTATCTCCAGGAGCTGGAGCACCTAGTGGTACAATAGTTTTCTTTGATGGTGTAACTCAGCTTGGTTCACCTGTTACACTAACTGGAGGTTCTGCAACATTTACCACATCATCATTACTAGGAGGAACTCATTCCATTACTGCAAAATACGAAGGTGATCCTGATTTTAACACTAGTACCAGCTCAGAATATTTCCTCCAAGTAAAGCCAAACCCAACAGTTACCCTATCACCTCCATCTGGCACTGGACAGATAATATTTAACTCAAAAAGTGGAGGATTCATATCGCTTAATTCCATACTGCCACCAAACCTTACAACATCTCCTCCAGCTGGAGGGTCATACCCTCTTGGCTTTTTCTCATGGTCAATTTCAGGATTTTTGCCGCCAACATCTGGTACTGTAACAATCACATCTCCTGCAACACTTGACAGTAATGCAAAATACTTTAAGCTGATTGGAGGAAATTGGGTAAGCATTTCACCTATAACAATTAGCGGAAATAAAATGACAATCACAATAATAGACAATGGTCCATTGGATAGCAATCCGACATCTGGTGTGATCTCAGACCCTGGTACTATTGCTACCCCAACAAATGGTAGGGTAACAGGAGAAGGAAACATTGGAAAGGGCACCGACTTTTCATTTGAGGTAACGTCAGATATAGGAACTAAACATTCAACAAAAGGTAATCTGGAATATCACGACAAGTCTGCAAAGATCACACTAGATGGCAATAAGGTTTCATTTCTTTCAGTTGACCCAACTATAACACAAGCAACATTTGTGGGAAATGGAACCCTTGACAATCACAATAATGACAATAACAAGAATGACGACAAATCAAAAAATGATGTTAATCACCATGGCTATACATTTATCGCAAGTATAATTGATCCTGACAAGACAGGAGATCATGATGTTTTTTCAATTACAATAACTGATAGTTCTGGAAAGGTATTGTATCACAATTCTGGAAATGTAAAGGGACACATTGAGATACACAAGTTTGTAGACAAAGATGACAAGTCAGACAGTGGCAGTCATCATAATGACAATAATAACGACAAAAACAATAACAACAAAAAGTAA
- a CDS encoding type VI secretion system tube protein Hcp yields the protein MKNSFIIIAALLGLILVGSSNSFAVTSTPTPLSAGDPIYMNYDNLSIKGEVTATGHQDWIELNSFQWGVGRTISSPTSGSGDRQGSAPSVSEIVVTKVMDKSSPSLLQQALAGEGKPVVIDLVKVNNGNLVVYAQYKLENVLISGYSVSSGGDRPSESISLSFTKITFIFNSQNPDGTLAPSQVTYDLALAKVS from the coding sequence ATGAAGAATTCCTTTATCATCATTGCTGCTTTATTGGGATTAATCTTAGTAGGAAGTTCAAACTCTTTTGCTGTTACTAGTACTCCAACTCCTCTTTCTGCAGGTGATCCAATTTACATGAATTATGATAATTTGAGTATCAAAGGTGAGGTAACTGCAACAGGACATCAGGATTGGATTGAGCTTAACAGTTTTCAATGGGGTGTTGGTAGAACTATATCATCACCGACAAGTGGTTCAGGTGACCGACAAGGAAGTGCACCAAGTGTTAGTGAAATAGTTGTAACAAAAGTAATGGATAAATCATCTCCATCGTTGTTACAGCAAGCTTTGGCGGGAGAAGGAAAACCTGTTGTAATTGATTTGGTAAAGGTGAACAATGGAAATCTTGTTGTCTATGCTCAATACAAACTTGAAAATGTGCTGATATCAGGATATAGTGTCTCGTCAGGAGGCGATAGGCCATCTGAAAGTATCTCTTTGTCATTTACCAAGATCACATTTATCTTCAATTCTCAAAATCCTGATGGAACTTTAGCCCCATCCCAAGTAACTTACGATCTTGCACTAGCCAAAGTGTCCTAA
- a CDS encoding pentapeptide repeat-containing protein: MKSQVKVASFVIILLSASSMPNFALNFVYGEEEHIPSWISHITRWNVQGKISNSEYDHTIKYLLNQGFISQESAEELLELVQPNLTPDADDKCMDRNFPIVNWSNCDFSEANLNHINLHNSNLSYADFEHANMDKAYLFHVNLVGAHLQNIEMINAQLAGANLSYANLTNANGKFVNLNAAILAGADLSGANLQNGALMNATLTNATLSGTNLSYTDMTDANFAGADLSGADLSEALLKGANLHNANLTGANLHDADIKGDDISGADLHCLNHPICIK, from the coding sequence ATGAAAAGTCAGGTTAAGGTTGCATCGTTTGTGATTATACTTTTGTCAGCTTCATCCATGCCAAATTTCGCTTTAAATTTTGTTTATGGTGAAGAAGAACACATCCCATCATGGATATCACATATTACTAGATGGAATGTACAAGGCAAGATTAGTAATTCTGAATATGATCATACCATAAAATATCTTCTCAATCAAGGATTCATATCGCAAGAATCAGCAGAGGAACTCTTAGAACTAGTACAACCAAATTTAACGCCAGACGCAGATGACAAGTGCATGGACAGAAATTTTCCAATTGTGAATTGGTCTAACTGTGATTTTTCAGAAGCTAATCTAAATCATATCAATCTTCATAATTCCAATCTCTCATATGCTGATTTTGAACATGCGAATATGGACAAGGCATATCTTTTCCATGTCAATCTAGTTGGGGCACATCTTCAAAATATTGAAATGATAAATGCACAACTAGCAGGAGCTAATCTGTCATATGCTAATCTCACAAATGCCAATGGTAAATTCGTTAATCTTAACGCTGCTATTCTTGCAGGTGCTGACCTATCTGGTGCTAATTTGCAAAATGGCGCACTCATGAATGCTACCCTAACAAATGCAACACTTTCAGGGACAAATCTCAGTTATACTGACATGACAGATGCGAACTTTGCAGGTGCTGATCTTTCAGGGGCAGATCTATCTGAGGCTCTTCTCAAAGGTGCAAATCTTCACAATGCAAATCTCACAGGTGCAAATCTGCATGATGCTGACATAAAGGGCGATGATATTAGCGGTGCAGACCTACACTGTCTTAATCATCCCATATGTATAAAATAA
- a CDS encoding YkgJ family cysteine cluster protein, which yields MSTAHSPMQESLDDLSKKWEIPHEIYDLHMGKRDDLTEKIVQVGEVRFHIPFLEKSQLYVLWKCLWPDCHNCCERPIRLPMTEDDVELMTKKLGYKTKSDFIKNETNVITFDDKMNNDMLITHTMLSMKRKKDETKDDDGKKMPCRFLTSGSCGIHPDKPGVCWMYPFLPWRVPVDKWWKVEYHAKFVFTGDCPGFYLEKSLDPIMPTLQDYSKKIYDYLISCHRAERNNYISTSKIIKYRFLCDVQSAVGTNKK from the coding sequence TTGAGTACCGCACATTCCCCAATGCAAGAATCTCTTGATGATCTTTCAAAAAAATGGGAGATACCTCATGAGATTTATGATTTACACATGGGAAAACGAGATGACTTGACGGAAAAAATAGTTCAGGTTGGCGAAGTTCGTTTCCATATCCCATTTTTGGAAAAATCACAGCTTTATGTCCTTTGGAAATGTCTCTGGCCAGACTGCCACAATTGTTGCGAGAGACCAATAAGATTGCCTATGACTGAAGACGATGTAGAACTAATGACAAAAAAGCTAGGTTACAAAACCAAATCTGATTTTATCAAAAACGAGACAAACGTGATAACATTTGATGACAAAATGAACAATGACATGTTGATAACTCATACAATGCTGTCTATGAAACGAAAAAAGGACGAAACCAAAGACGATGATGGGAAAAAAATGCCATGCAGGTTTTTGACTTCGGGTAGTTGCGGTATCCACCCAGACAAACCTGGTGTTTGCTGGATGTATCCATTCCTCCCATGGCGGGTGCCTGTTGATAAATGGTGGAAGGTGGAATATCATGCAAAGTTTGTGTTTACAGGGGACTGTCCAGGATTTTATCTTGAAAAATCACTTGATCCTATAATGCCAACGTTGCAAGATTATTCAAAAAAGATATACGATTATCTAATTTCCTGCCACAGGGCAGAGAGAAATAACTACATATCAACATCAAAGATTATCAAATATCGTTTTCTCTGTGATGTTCAATCTGCTGTGGGTACGAACAAAAAATAA
- a CDS encoding twin-arginine translocase TatA/TatE family subunit, which produces MAYESIIVIVIAIAVIIIGAKKIPELARTLGKAKGEFEKGKIESDKELRDLKDKET; this is translated from the coding sequence ATGGCATATGAAAGTATAATTGTTATTGTAATAGCAATAGCGGTAATTATCATTGGCGCAAAAAAGATACCAGAACTTGCTCGCACCCTTGGCAAAGCAAAAGGGGAATTTGAAAAGGGCAAAATAGAATCAGATAAAGAACTCAGGGACCTCAAGGATAAAGAGACTTAG
- a CDS encoding PEFG-CTERM sorting domain-containing protein, with amino-acid sequence MILTARIALVLSAVLVLGLANYMTTNESNITDFILGSAFAQTDATGAGNPSDPNAIPQNNSTDPNAISQYNYTDSSAMPQDNSSNPYAMPQDNSSNPFATIQDNSTVTSTQNQASTPEFGPVSVLVLTIGLISIILVSIRSKFSWNIK; translated from the coding sequence ATGATTTTGACAGCAAGAATTGCACTAGTTCTAAGCGCTGTCCTGGTTTTAGGTCTTGCAAATTACATGACTACAAACGAAAGTAACATTACAGATTTTATTCTTGGTTCTGCTTTTGCACAGACAGATGCCACTGGTGCAGGCAACCCATCTGATCCTAATGCAATCCCACAAAACAATTCCACTGATCCTAATGCAATTTCACAATATAATTACACTGACTCTTCTGCAATGCCACAAGATAATTCCAGTAATCCTTATGCAATGCCACAAGACAACTCGAGTAATCCTTTTGCAACTATACAAGATAATTCGACTGTAACAAGTACACAAAATCAGGCATCTACCCCAGAATTTGGACCAGTTTCAGTTCTGGTTTTGACAATAGGATTAATTTCGATAATACTTGTTTCCATTAGAAGCAAATTTAGCTGGAATATAAAATAA